The Euphorbia lathyris chromosome 8, ddEupLath1.1, whole genome shotgun sequence genome has a window encoding:
- the LOC136201956 gene encoding uncharacterized protein, whose amino-acid sequence MARGNSGRNSGRNGGRKRGRESAASDYNEMGTEGEAAGNIRIITQDAATGINGTNTLDVATGNNGTTTLDVAAGNNGTMAQSVSAGNNDTSTQGVSAGNNGITSGGEAVSGAHNIEEPQVSNEDVSNGATNGVRPSIYESLNVRRTVNGRRVIHLVGDT is encoded by the coding sequence ATGGCTCGAGGTAACAGTGGAAGAAATAGTGGAAGAAACGGTGGAAGAAAAAGAGGTAGAGAAAGTGCAGCTAGTGATTACAATGAAATGGGTACAGAAGGTGAAGCTGCTGGTAACATTAGAATAATCACACAAGATGCAGCTACTGGTATCAATGGAACAAATACACTAGATGTAGCTACTGGTAACAATGGAACAACTACACTAGATGTAGCCGCAGGTAACAATGGTACAATGGCACAAAGTGTTAGTGCTGGTAACAACGATACATCTACACAAGGTGTTAGTGCTGGTAACAATGGAATAACTAGTGGAGGTGAAGCTGTAAGTGGTGCTCATAACATAGAAGAACCACAAGTTTCAAATGAAGATGTTTCTAATGGGGCTACAAATGGCGTAAGACCAAGTATTTATGAATCGCTTAATGTTAGACGAACTGTTAATGGACGTCGAGTCATCCATCTTGTTGGTGATACGTAA